The DNA window ACAAACAGTGAGGTACTCAACAAGGAATAACTCTAAGAAATCTGTTAAATGATTGTTAAATCTTTATTTTGGAACATAAGATCAGTGAATTCTCAACAAGCATTTCATAGAGTCCAAATGTTAAATAGGCATCACAAGTTCTTTTTTGGTGGCTCGATGGAAACTTTTCAAAGATCGATGTGATTTAGAAATATAGAAGGAGACGTGGAATGCCTTATGCTAATTTCAACTGTAATGGTAAAATTTGGTTTTTTGTTCAACATAATGTAAATGTTGAGGTTCTTTTGGATACTAAACAATATATTACTGTAAAGCTGAAGTTTCAAGAATTGAATAGAGACATAGTGGTTACAATGGTCTATGCTAAATGTTCATAAGTAGAGAGATTGCAGTTATGGGATAGTTTATACTTCTTAGCTAGTAACATGGCATCTCCTTGGCTGATTGGCGGAGATTTCAATGTTATattgaatgaagaagaaaaaataggagGTTTACCAGTTTTTCCACAAGAATATGAAGATTTTGCCTTTTGTCTGCATTCATGTGAGTTGCATGAAATGCCTTTTAAAGGGAGTCCtttcacttggtggaatggtaggGCTGCTAATGACTGCATTTTCAAGAGGTTGGATAGGATTGTGCATAATGATTCATTCCAGAATtagtttggacatcttgaagtGGAGCATTTGTCAAGGACTGGTTCTGATCATGCACCATTACTTTTATCTTGTGGAGATCAAGTGCAGAATTTTATCAAGCCATGCAGATTTCTTAAATTCTGGGTGGAGCATGATACTTTTCTTAACTTTATTAAGCAGCAATGGGAAGCATACTTATCTGATGatgtttttctttcctttaaacTCAAAATGAAGAAACTGAAAGTTGCTTTAAGTTAATGGAGTAAGGTTACTTTTGGCGATATTTTTAAGCAACTAGTGATCAGAGAAGATATAGTTAAGATTAAAGAGCAGTTATTTGAGGAGAACccttttgaagaaaatagaatGGTGATGCAAAGGGCTCAAGCTGAACTTAAACTGTATCTTCACTATGAGGAAGAATTCTGGAGGCAAAAAGCTGGGATGGACTGTTTCTCAGAAGGTGATAAAAATACAAGATTTTTCCATAGTCTGGTAAaaggaagaaggaaaagaatccAGATCAAGAGGATTCAAGATGCTGATGGAAATTGGTTAGAGGATGCTGATAGAGTTGCTGGTGAAGCTGTTAACTTTTTTCATAAGCAATTTACTCATGAGGAGGTTAGTGAAGATTCTCCAATTCTTAATCATATTCCTGAACTGATTAGAGAGGAGGATAATATGCTACTTGTTGAGCAACCTGTGGGCCCGCAGGCTGTGAGGCTGGCCTCGGAGGCTGTGGAGCTGAAGTCGGCGGCTCAAGAATAGCAGTCTGAGTCTCAACGGAATCATCACCAATATCAGTAGCTGGAATCTCAGAATCTGCAATCTGGACAGTCTCAGTCATAGGGGCAGTAGTGGCGGGTAACTCCTGTGTAGAGTCACCCGTGGCCCCTGGATGAATCAACTCTTGAGGTAGGGGTACCCCTCTAAGTGCCACTAGGAACCCATCCGCCTCCCCTTGATGGCCTCTTTCGTGCTCTTCTCTATAGAGTAAACCGACGAAACTGTAATTCGGTGGTCGATAGCATCGATAAACTGCACCTGTGACCTCCGAACAAGCTCTATAATCAGGCATGGAAATATCAGGAAAGTGTTGGGCTGGGAAGCCCTCAACTGGATCTCAGTGCTAGCTAATGCCCTGAAATCAATCTGGTATCTGGATATCAATGCGGCTTGAACAACCTGCCTGTCAGCCGTAAGAGCATTATCGGTCTGAGTGGGGAGAAGTTGCAACTGCACCACGCTCCACCAAAATTTGCCCTCTAAAGTCAACCATCTCTTCATTACCCGATTCTTCAAGTTAGTACACTCGGCTCTCTTGGCCGAGCGACACCGCCATCGTAGCTACCTGGGTCGACGGATCGTTCTGGGTCCGAGCAACTTTCGCTAACTCAATTGTACGCCTCGTGAGCAAGCAGTAGTTATCACCGAAATATACTCGATGGTCCGGCGTATATATCAACACTCACTCCTTGATCTCAACCTCGCTCATGGCGCAAAGATGGCCCTCCTTCACCCTTCGGCGCCTCTTTCGACTTTCGAGATCAGCGTCGTATATGCGGATATATCTCACGAGCTACATAGGACAATAGTCCCTGTGCAGCCCTCGCATAAACTCTAACTGATAGTGACGAATAAGCTCTCTGGCTCTGGGTAAGATCTTGAGCCCCTCAAAACTTATCTACCGCTCTTCATTTATGGTACGTTTCTCATGCTGAGTGTTATCACCTTTCAATTCAATGCCATACTCATACAGCTGCCTGGCACCCTCAACAGTGAAACGAT is part of the Lycium ferocissimum isolate CSIRO_LF1 unplaced genomic scaffold, AGI_CSIRO_Lferr_CH_V1 ctg18592, whole genome shotgun sequence genome and encodes:
- the LOC132042852 gene encoding uncharacterized protein LOC132042852; the protein is MASPWLIGGDFNVILNEEEKIGGLPVFPQEYEDFAFCLHSCELHEMPFKGSPFTWWNGRAANDCIFKRTGSDHAPLLLSCGDQVQNFIKPCRFLKFWVEHDTFLNFIKQQWEAYLSDDQLVIREDIVKIKEQLFEENPFEENRMVMQRAQAELKLYLHYEEEFWRQKAGMDCFSEGDKNTRFFHSLVKGRRKRIQIKRIQDADGNWLEDADRVAGEAVNFFHKQFTHEEVSEDSPILNHIPELIREEDNMLLVEQPVGPQAVRLASEAVELKSAAQE